The following coding sequences lie in one Vibrio algicola genomic window:
- a CDS encoding MATE family efflux transporter, translated as MSIQPQSYHQTNAKGSHLPPNLFSKMAKLALPVALQSALVAILGLADVLMVSDFGQSATAAVGIASRWHFVAIMIMAALAIATGSLVAQYWGKDDKNTAKTVTVMSLKLGSIIMIPVTLLLVGFSSQIMRLQTDDMQVINQGADYLLYSLPLLMLTHWVITAEASLRSSGNAMLPLILAAITIALNIGLNMWLIHGGLGVPALGVAGAALSTTIARVVQVLLIYSVLKWQNHWLIISDYQKRHPRLWQSYKSLAIPTTYNAVLWAFGTLTYQTIFGHMGTTELAVYSLIGPFEGLCYAVFMGISVACSVLLGQALGRDEHIQAQAMAKYFIRFIFITGIIACGVLFFNRDSVMRFLELDKPALFDIAQPAFIVMSFAIIIRMTNMLIINGILRAGGDNHFCLRMDFIAMWLVGIPLTAYGAFVADLSFAWVYLLMITEEVVKFGLCFSRYLKKKWMNNLTLQTA; from the coding sequence ATGTCCATTCAACCACAGTCTTATCATCAAACCAATGCCAAGGGATCACATTTGCCCCCGAATCTATTCTCAAAAATGGCAAAATTGGCGCTGCCTGTCGCATTGCAGAGTGCATTAGTGGCGATCTTAGGATTAGCTGACGTATTAATGGTGAGCGACTTTGGTCAAAGCGCGACAGCAGCGGTTGGGATCGCATCTCGCTGGCATTTTGTGGCGATCATGATCATGGCGGCATTGGCTATTGCGACCGGATCGCTAGTGGCGCAATACTGGGGTAAAGACGACAAAAATACCGCCAAAACCGTTACCGTAATGTCTTTGAAGTTGGGCTCGATCATTATGATCCCAGTAACCTTATTATTGGTGGGTTTTTCTTCACAAATTATGCGTTTGCAAACAGATGATATGCAAGTGATCAACCAAGGGGCCGATTATTTACTTTATAGTCTGCCGTTATTAATGCTGACTCATTGGGTGATCACAGCCGAAGCCAGTTTACGTTCTAGTGGTAATGCTATGCTGCCACTGATTTTAGCCGCCATCACGATTGCACTTAATATTGGCTTAAATATGTGGTTAATTCATGGCGGGTTGGGCGTACCAGCGTTAGGTGTTGCGGGCGCGGCATTATCCACCACCATTGCACGCGTGGTTCAAGTTCTACTGATCTACTCAGTGTTAAAGTGGCAAAATCATTGGTTGATCATCAGCGATTATCAAAAGCGCCATCCGCGTTTATGGCAGTCGTATAAGAGCTTAGCCATTCCAACCACTTACAATGCCGTATTATGGGCATTTGGAACGCTCACTTACCAAACCATTTTTGGTCACATGGGCACTACTGAACTGGCAGTGTACAGCTTAATCGGACCGTTTGAAGGTCTATGCTACGCCGTTTTTATGGGCATTTCCGTTGCTTGCTCAGTGTTACTGGGTCAAGCCTTAGGACGTGATGAACACATACAAGCACAAGCAATGGCGAAATATTTTATTCGTTTTATTTTCATCACTGGCATTATCGCGTGTGGGGTATTATTTTTTAATCGCGATAGTGTGATGCGCTTCTTAGAACTCGATAAACCAGCTCTATTTGATATAGCCCAACCCGCTTTTATTGTGATGAGTTTTGCAATTATTATCCGCATGACCAATATGTTGATCATTAACGGCATTTTACGCGCTGGTGGTGATAATCATTTTTGTCTGCGCATGGATTTTATTGCGATGTGGTTAGTGGGTATTCCACTTACCGCTTATGGCGCGTTCGTGGCAGACCTTAGCTTTGCATGGGTCTATTTACTGATGATCACCGAAGAAGTGGTTAAATTTGGCTTATGCTTTAGCCGCTATTTGAAGAAAAAATGGATGAATAACTTAACTCTACAGACGGCATGA
- the malQ gene encoding 4-alpha-glucanotransferase, translating to MQNSNTPSQTVLKQVAAQEGIVDRYISAWGDEAYVCDTTIDELLQALGYNTDDETLLLAQAEQRSKVDVLPSVQVVHQGKDVHIKLYIAASARVSEFSWQVTTEQGQVFDGYLESQVVEDHRQQEGYLIFSLSNTLPLGYHQLTLTRKRRNKPFEMTLIITPAACFKQPELVEGQRLWGPSIQLYSVTSETNWGIGDFTDLKYLVGNIADGGGDFVGLNPIHSLFPANPEGASPYSPSSRRWLNVMYIDVEAVPEFSHSEVANTMVATAEFQQRLQVNRDKKWVDYTEVSALKMAVLPELYRTFVTQELELDTERAQQFLAFIEQGGDSLVHQAAFDALHDELKAQDDSVWGWPVFEEKYQHFDHADVQTFIAKNKDKVQLFMYLQWLADEQLNQVQTLAQDKKMVMGLYRDLAVGVCDSGAETWADHEALCQDVSIGAPPDIFGPLGQNWGLPPFNPYQLKAKAYQPFIDLLQANMRHCGALRIDHVLGLLRLWWIPKGKTAKDGAYMYYPVDDLMSILALESHRNQCTVIGEDLGTVPEEIVEKLNDAGIHSYKVFFFETEESGEYIAPNKYKSQSMTALCTHDMPTLRGFWNSADLTLGEEIGLYPDPKQLQVLFDDRKTRRSHIIDTLITHDRLPEVARDEDGNVMINRELSEAMQIHMASGSSALLSLQLEDWLEMDTPVNIPGTMDEYPNWRRKLTSTLHTLFEREDIQTLERNLTAARETR from the coding sequence ATGCAAAATTCAAACACACCGTCTCAAACGGTCTTAAAACAAGTGGCGGCGCAAGAAGGGATTGTGGATCGCTACATTAGTGCATGGGGCGATGAGGCCTATGTGTGTGACACTACAATTGATGAATTATTACAAGCATTAGGCTATAACACCGATGATGAAACACTATTATTAGCTCAGGCAGAGCAACGTAGTAAAGTGGATGTACTGCCGAGTGTGCAAGTGGTTCATCAAGGCAAAGATGTTCATATCAAATTGTATATTGCCGCGTCTGCACGAGTGAGTGAATTTTCATGGCAAGTTACTACCGAACAAGGTCAAGTCTTTGATGGGTATTTAGAATCTCAAGTAGTCGAAGATCACCGTCAACAAGAAGGGTATTTGATTTTTTCACTCTCGAATACCCTACCGCTTGGTTATCATCAATTGACATTAACGCGTAAACGACGCAACAAGCCGTTTGAAATGACATTGATCATCACACCGGCCGCGTGTTTTAAGCAACCTGAATTGGTTGAAGGTCAACGCTTATGGGGACCAAGTATTCAGCTTTATTCTGTGACTTCGGAAACTAACTGGGGAATTGGCGACTTTACCGATCTTAAATACTTAGTGGGTAACATTGCAGATGGAGGTGGCGATTTTGTTGGTTTAAATCCGATCCACTCCCTTTTTCCTGCCAACCCAGAAGGAGCAAGCCCGTATAGCCCTTCTTCTCGCCGCTGGTTGAATGTGATGTACATTGATGTTGAAGCGGTACCTGAGTTTTCTCACAGTGAGGTAGCGAATACGATGGTTGCCACGGCTGAATTCCAGCAACGCTTACAAGTCAACCGAGATAAAAAATGGGTCGATTACACTGAAGTTTCAGCCTTGAAAATGGCGGTGTTACCTGAGTTATACCGCACTTTTGTCACCCAGGAGCTGGAGCTAGATACGGAACGCGCGCAGCAATTTTTAGCCTTTATAGAGCAAGGCGGCGACAGTTTAGTGCATCAAGCGGCATTTGATGCGTTGCATGATGAGTTAAAAGCGCAGGATGATTCTGTTTGGGGATGGCCGGTTTTTGAAGAAAAATATCAACACTTTGATCATGCTGATGTACAAACGTTTATCGCAAAAAATAAAGATAAGGTGCAACTCTTTATGTACCTGCAATGGCTAGCAGATGAGCAGCTAAATCAGGTACAAACACTGGCACAAGACAAAAAAATGGTGATGGGCTTATACCGCGATTTGGCGGTGGGGGTATGTGATTCTGGCGCAGAAACCTGGGCGGATCATGAGGCGCTTTGCCAAGATGTTAGCATTGGTGCGCCGCCCGATATTTTTGGTCCACTAGGGCAAAACTGGGGTTTACCACCGTTTAACCCGTATCAACTGAAAGCTAAAGCGTACCAACCGTTTATTGATTTATTGCAAGCTAATATGCGTCACTGTGGCGCGTTGCGAATAGATCATGTGCTAGGTTTATTGCGCCTGTGGTGGATCCCAAAAGGCAAAACCGCCAAAGATGGGGCGTATATGTACTATCCCGTTGATGATCTTATGTCGATATTAGCGTTAGAAAGTCACCGTAACCAATGTACCGTTATCGGCGAAGATCTTGGTACCGTGCCGGAAGAAATTGTTGAAAAACTTAATGATGCTGGTATTCACTCATACAAGGTTTTTTTCTTTGAAACCGAAGAAAGTGGTGAGTATATCGCGCCTAATAAATACAAGTCGCAATCGATGACTGCATTGTGTACTCATGATATGCCGACCTTGCGCGGTTTTTGGAACAGTGCGGATTTAACTCTGGGTGAAGAGATTGGCTTGTATCCCGATCCTAAACAATTACAAGTACTTTTTGATGATCGAAAGACCCGTCGTAGTCATATTATTGACACATTAATTACCCATGATCGTTTGCCTGAAGTGGCGCGAGATGAGGATGGTAATGTGATGATTAATCGAGAGTTAAGCGAAGCAATGCAAATTCATATGGCGAGCGGTTCGAGCGCGTTATTGAGTTTACAGTTAGAAGACTGGCTTGAAATGGATACGCCGGTCAATATTCCTGGCACCATGGACGAATATCCAAACTGGCGCCGTAAATTGACCTCTACTTTGCATACGTTATTTGAGCGTGAAGATATTCAAACACTGGAGCGAAACTTAACCGCCGCGCGCGAAACCCGTTAA
- the malT gene encoding HTH-type transcriptional regulator MalT, with protein MWIPSKLNRPARLHNAILRSRLLEALTHAPYYKLVLFRSPAGYGKTTMAAQWLNNHPNLGWFNIDDSDNDIFRFANYFLQAFNKATDQACPNTQAIAERRQFANLTSLFSELFAEFGFNDTQSYVVLDDYHLITNDEIHEGMRFLLKHMPDNITIVVTSRTHPPLNIANLRVRDQLIEVDHSLLAFDQEETTRFFQKRIADNQYESQVLESLRTQVEGWASALQLIALHVQQFPGALENSAVSIANFNQEHIWDYLAEEVFDQLSSELQTFLLQCSVLDIFNAELVTELTGRADSLAMLDSLNRYGLFVQPLKGADNWYRFHHLFADFLRHRRYSQMPEQRNQLHTNAAKAWLKQNQPQSALMHAQKVANDDLLCDILNQYGWQMFNHGELSTLEKAIQTLSDDALFSSPRLCLLRAWLAQSQHRYNQVADLILEAEEKLAARSIELTDAQVGEFKALTAQVAINQNRPEFALETAEFALLQLPKTSILSCIVATSVIGEVYHCIGQLDRALEMMQQTEIMAREAKVYPQTLWAILQQSEIQLARGYGQAAFELLTRAELLIKEQQLHQLPLHEFMLRIKAQILWCWNRLDEAEQCAHASLDVLAPYEIDKSLQSYSMLARIAISRGELDKAARYLDTCTQLKTSNQYHIDWRANADYSNLLYWDATQDNEAITQWLKNSEEPTEAENHFQQLQWRNIARACMATGDLTRADAVLSKLQHAAQAHKLVSDRNRNLVLEAALATLKDDKAQAMQHIKEALTLTNSTGMIGDFLCSRQYVLPLLKTLSQDKQLAELEQHRAHSLIQLMSSKEHTRAVHFDEAFVEKLLNHPDIPELIRTSPLTQREWQVLGLIYVGFSNDQIASEFDVAPTTIKTHIRNLYQKMGLENRQHAIRTAEHLIHLMGFAA; from the coding sequence ATGTGGATACCTTCCAAACTCAATCGCCCTGCCCGTTTACACAATGCTATTTTGCGCTCACGCTTACTCGAAGCACTGACGCATGCGCCTTATTATAAATTAGTATTATTTCGCTCTCCGGCAGGCTATGGCAAAACCACAATGGCTGCCCAATGGTTGAACAATCACCCTAATCTGGGTTGGTTTAATATCGATGACAGTGATAATGACATTTTCCGCTTTGCTAACTACTTTCTGCAAGCATTCAATAAAGCCACCGACCAAGCTTGCCCTAACACTCAAGCGATTGCTGAACGTCGTCAATTTGCTAATTTGACCAGTTTATTTAGCGAATTATTTGCCGAGTTTGGTTTTAATGACACTCAAAGCTATGTGGTGCTCGATGACTATCATTTGATCACCAACGATGAAATTCATGAAGGCATGCGTTTTTTACTCAAGCACATGCCCGATAACATTACCATTGTGGTCACCAGTCGCACTCATCCGCCCTTAAATATTGCCAATTTACGCGTGCGTGATCAGCTGATTGAAGTGGACCATTCATTGCTGGCCTTTGATCAAGAAGAAACCACCCGCTTCTTCCAAAAACGCATTGCCGATAATCAATATGAATCGCAAGTATTAGAATCGCTGCGCACTCAGGTAGAAGGTTGGGCATCGGCGCTGCAGTTAATCGCGCTACACGTACAGCAATTCCCTGGCGCATTAGAAAACTCAGCGGTATCAATTGCCAATTTCAATCAAGAGCATATTTGGGATTACTTAGCGGAAGAGGTATTTGATCAACTCAGCTCCGAGCTACAAACGTTCTTATTACAATGCTCGGTATTAGATATATTCAATGCCGAACTGGTCACAGAGTTAACCGGTCGAGCCGATTCATTAGCCATGCTCGACTCACTTAATCGTTACGGTTTATTTGTCCAACCACTAAAAGGGGCCGACAATTGGTATCGATTCCACCACCTCTTCGCCGATTTTTTACGCCACCGTCGTTATTCCCAAATGCCCGAACAACGTAATCAGTTACACACCAATGCCGCCAAAGCGTGGTTAAAACAAAACCAACCACAAAGCGCCTTAATGCACGCGCAAAAAGTGGCCAATGATGATTTATTGTGTGACATATTAAATCAGTATGGTTGGCAGATGTTTAACCATGGTGAATTGAGTACGCTTGAAAAGGCAATCCAAACCTTAAGCGATGATGCTTTATTTAGCTCTCCGAGATTGTGTTTACTTCGCGCATGGTTGGCGCAGAGCCAACATAGGTACAACCAAGTTGCCGATTTAATATTAGAAGCTGAAGAGAAGCTCGCCGCACGAAGCATCGAATTAACCGATGCTCAAGTTGGGGAGTTTAAAGCACTGACCGCACAAGTTGCGATCAATCAAAATCGCCCTGAATTTGCTCTAGAAACCGCCGAATTTGCTTTGCTGCAATTACCTAAAACCAGCATCCTCAGTTGCATTGTCGCGACCTCGGTAATTGGTGAAGTTTACCACTGTATTGGTCAATTAGATCGTGCACTTGAAATGATGCAACAAACCGAGATCATGGCGCGAGAAGCAAAAGTCTACCCGCAAACCTTGTGGGCAATTCTGCAGCAAAGTGAAATACAATTGGCGCGAGGCTACGGTCAAGCGGCATTTGAACTTCTCACTCGAGCTGAGCTATTAATTAAAGAACAGCAATTGCATCAACTGCCTTTGCATGAGTTTATGCTGAGAATCAAAGCGCAAATTTTATGGTGCTGGAATCGCTTAGATGAAGCAGAACAATGCGCACATGCTAGCTTAGATGTACTCGCCCCATACGAAATTGACAAGTCGCTACAGTCTTATTCAATGCTAGCGCGCATTGCTATCTCTCGTGGTGAGTTAGACAAGGCGGCTCGTTATTTAGACACCTGTACCCAACTCAAAACCAGTAATCAATATCATATCGATTGGCGCGCCAATGCAGACTACAGTAACTTACTCTATTGGGATGCCACTCAGGATAATGAAGCCATTACACAGTGGTTAAAAAACAGTGAAGAGCCGACCGAGGCGGAGAATCATTTTCAGCAGTTACAATGGCGTAATATTGCCAGAGCCTGTATGGCAACCGGAGATTTAACCCGAGCAGACGCGGTTTTATCTAAGCTACAACATGCAGCTCAAGCCCATAAATTAGTGTCCGATCGCAACCGAAACTTAGTGCTTGAAGCCGCATTAGCGACATTAAAGGATGATAAAGCACAAGCCATGCAGCATATAAAGGAAGCGCTCACACTGACCAATAGCACCGGTATGATTGGCGACTTTTTATGTAGCCGCCAATACGTACTGCCTCTTTTAAAAACCTTAAGCCAAGATAAGCAACTGGCTGAACTTGAGCAGCACCGAGCACATAGTTTAATTCAGTTAATGTCGAGTAAAGAGCACACTCGCGCCGTGCATTTTGATGAAGCGTTTGTCGAAAAACTGCTTAATCATCCAGATATTCCAGAGCTGATCCGTACCAGTCCGCTGACTCAACGAGAATGGCAAGTATTAGGCTTAATTTATGTTGGCTTTAGTAATGATCAAATTGCATCCGAGTTTGATGTCGCCCCGACCACCATCAAAACTCACATTCGCAATTTGTATCAAAAAATGGGATTAGAAAACCGCCAGCACGCGATTCGCACCGCCGAGCATTTGATTCATTTGATGGGGTTTGCGGCGTAA
- a CDS encoding LysR family transcriptional regulator produces MIKTEDLLAFLAIAESESFSKASVKEGVQIATLSRAISRLEKQLDTTLFNRTTRKLVITEEGTAFKGYAQQAINTIEQGRQHLRSHQTEPVGKLRIDAAFAFISHQLVALLPEFRKMYPKVELELTTNDRVVDLLDNKVDVAIRIGDLQDSTLHARVLGQSPLMVVASPDYLQANGTPMNIKQLSTHTLLGFSQASHLNNWHFKHAHNPLTFELHASSGEIIKQLCVNGMGVTALSYYMIHKELEAGTLIEILPSAIQHPNRRESIQAVYYKQSALASRISLFLDFIQDKLILAP; encoded by the coding sequence ATGATTAAAACGGAAGATTTATTGGCTTTTTTGGCTATAGCAGAAAGTGAAAGCTTTTCGAAAGCCTCGGTGAAAGAAGGCGTGCAGATAGCGACATTATCGAGAGCGATTTCAAGGCTGGAAAAGCAATTAGATACGACTTTATTTAATCGTACAACGAGAAAACTTGTGATAACTGAAGAGGGGACGGCATTTAAAGGCTATGCGCAACAAGCTATAAATACGATTGAACAGGGGAGGCAACATTTACGTTCTCATCAAACGGAGCCGGTTGGTAAGTTAAGAATCGATGCTGCATTTGCATTTATTAGCCATCAATTGGTCGCGCTCTTACCCGAATTTAGGAAGATGTATCCAAAAGTCGAATTAGAACTCACGACCAATGATAGAGTGGTCGATTTATTAGATAATAAAGTTGATGTCGCCATTCGTATTGGCGATTTGCAAGATTCCACCTTGCACGCCCGAGTGTTAGGTCAAAGCCCATTAATGGTGGTGGCAAGCCCTGATTATTTGCAAGCTAATGGTACACCAATGAACATTAAGCAATTATCAACACATACTCTCCTCGGCTTTTCTCAGGCATCTCACCTTAATAACTGGCACTTCAAACATGCGCATAATCCTTTAACATTTGAGCTTCATGCGAGCAGCGGTGAAATAATTAAGCAATTGTGCGTCAATGGGATGGGAGTGACAGCGCTGTCTTATTACATGATCCACAAAGAACTTGAGGCTGGGACTTTAATTGAAATATTACCCAGCGCGATTCAGCATCCCAACCGAAGAGAATCAATACAAGCGGTGTACTATAAACAAAGCGCCTTAGCGTCGAGGATTTCGCTGTTCTTGGATTTTATTCAAGATAAGTTGATATTAGCGCCTTGA
- a CDS encoding alkene reductase yields MKNDLFSPIQLGDLTLNNRIVMPPMTRSRAKNGCANAMMAEYYAQRAEAGLIISEGTQISQLGQGYAWTPGIYTPDQIQGWKLVTDAVHAKGGKIFAQLWHVGRVTHPSNTGGIQPISSSEQAAKNVTVFIDEANQPNFVDTVLPRAMTQDDIEHVKAEFHQAALNALEAGFDGVELHAANGYLVNQFIDSEANLRDDEYGGSTENRLRFLGEVVDQLVAVVGKDRVGVRLAPFTCLNGTIDSDPDTTYIEAAKLLNSKGIAYIHIAEVDWDDAPDTPESFKKNLRKAFDQTIILAGKYNPEKAQLALEQGYADMVAFGRPFISNPDLVSRIKHQYPLTAHNPETLFGGDEKGLTDYATYQ; encoded by the coding sequence ATGAAAAACGATCTTTTTAGCCCCATTCAACTGGGCGATTTAACCTTAAATAACCGTATTGTCATGCCACCGATGACACGATCTCGCGCTAAAAATGGTTGCGCGAATGCAATGATGGCCGAATATTACGCTCAACGTGCTGAAGCTGGCCTTATCATTTCAGAAGGTACGCAAATTTCTCAACTTGGCCAAGGCTACGCATGGACACCTGGGATCTATACCCCCGATCAAATACAAGGTTGGAAATTAGTGACTGACGCCGTACATGCAAAAGGCGGTAAGATTTTTGCTCAACTTTGGCATGTTGGCCGAGTCACTCACCCAAGTAACACTGGTGGTATTCAACCAATATCATCCAGCGAACAAGCCGCAAAAAATGTGACTGTCTTTATTGATGAAGCCAATCAACCAAACTTTGTCGATACAGTGCTACCACGAGCCATGACACAAGATGATATTGAACACGTTAAAGCAGAATTTCACCAAGCTGCATTAAATGCATTAGAAGCGGGTTTTGATGGTGTTGAATTACATGCTGCCAATGGATATTTAGTCAATCAATTTATCGATTCAGAAGCCAATCTTCGTGATGATGAATACGGCGGTAGCACAGAAAATCGTTTACGCTTCTTAGGCGAAGTGGTTGATCAACTAGTAGCAGTAGTAGGTAAAGATCGTGTTGGCGTTCGCCTTGCTCCATTTACTTGCTTAAATGGCACCATAGATTCAGATCCTGATACCACTTATATTGAAGCGGCAAAATTACTCAACAGTAAAGGTATTGCTTATATTCATATTGCTGAAGTCGATTGGGATGATGCACCAGATACTCCAGAGTCCTTTAAGAAAAACTTACGTAAAGCTTTCGATCAAACGATCATTTTAGCTGGAAAATATAACCCAGAAAAAGCACAACTTGCATTAGAGCAAGGTTATGCTGATATGGTGGCCTTTGGTCGACCTTTTATATCAAACCCAGATCTCGTCAGTCGTATCAAACATCAGTATCCATTAACCGCTCATAACCCAGAGACGTTGTTTGGCGGTGATGAAAAAGGCTTAACAGATTATGCGACTTATCAGTAA
- a CDS encoding AraC family transcriptional regulator — MNHSIRAASLEGFSDLVRSYHANPNQILKEAGIVTSQLRDPDAFIYYEHFLAALELAAQHCQCDTFGLELSTKQGVNTLGLIGAYMSRQANIVDALTVARKYMYLHVEGLSLAVENSNSKSCEIQFLNLAPNELSPQKAQVTLGTCFCILRDLVGPTWRINKVSFRQDAPKNQEVFRDLFGCQPEFNSATDTIYFQSQFLSLKPNINNQLLDKMLFEEIESTKPNSQLEQLQRIDNAIKTLLATGDCTKENIALCMGLHPKKLQRFLAEQKTTYREMIDQVRKREALILLKNHQFNLTTVALKLGYCELSVFSRRFKIWFGMSPTQWQSRM; from the coding sequence ATGAATCATTCTATTAGAGCGGCGAGTTTAGAAGGCTTTAGTGATTTGGTGAGAAGCTATCACGCTAACCCCAATCAGATTTTAAAAGAGGCGGGTATAGTGACAAGCCAGCTTCGTGATCCTGATGCGTTTATCTACTACGAGCATTTTTTAGCTGCACTAGAATTGGCGGCACAGCATTGCCAGTGTGATACTTTTGGCTTGGAATTAAGCACCAAACAAGGCGTGAATACATTAGGGTTAATTGGCGCTTACATGTCTCGCCAAGCGAACATTGTCGATGCACTGACGGTGGCGAGAAAGTATATGTATTTGCATGTTGAAGGGTTGTCTTTAGCCGTTGAAAATTCCAACAGTAAAAGTTGTGAAATACAATTTTTAAACCTTGCTCCAAATGAACTGTCCCCGCAAAAGGCTCAAGTCACTCTCGGTACTTGTTTTTGTATTTTGCGAGATTTGGTCGGTCCAACATGGCGTATAAATAAAGTGAGTTTCAGACAAGACGCACCTAAAAACCAGGAAGTATTTCGAGATTTATTCGGTTGTCAGCCTGAATTTAACAGTGCTACCGATACCATTTATTTCCAAAGCCAGTTTTTAAGCTTGAAGCCGAATATCAATAACCAATTACTGGATAAAATGCTGTTCGAAGAAATTGAATCGACAAAGCCAAATTCACAGCTAGAGCAACTGCAACGAATTGATAATGCGATTAAAACCTTATTGGCTACAGGGGATTGCACCAAAGAAAATATCGCTTTGTGTATGGGGCTTCATCCGAAAAAACTACAGCGTTTCCTAGCCGAACAAAAAACGACTTACCGCGAAATGATTGACCAAGTTCGAAAAAGGGAAGCTTTGATCTTGCTGAAAAATCATCAATTCAATTTAACGACTGTTGCGCTCAAGCTTGGTTATTGTGAACTATCGGTATTTAGTCGGCGATTTAAAATATGGTTTGGCATGTCACCAACCCAGTGGCAATCGCGCATGTAA
- a CDS encoding coniferyl aldehyde dehydrogenase — MGFITEQATNQTTLDTSDYLSQGNDSLDTTQTLLLSLETQRQAFTLQGQESYEERKQHLLNLKRLLTENRDTIIEAINKDYGNRSYHETLLAEVITVVSDISSTIKHLKKWMKVQKRSVDQSLYFGAQNRVIPQGIGVVGFIIPWNFPLNLSFSGLCAAFAAGNRAMVKMSENSIHFSELLKQLSPKYFSQDKLEFFTETGKVGMAFSTLPFDHLMFTGSGVTGRKVMAACAPNLTPVTLELGGKSPAVIDPEYPLDKAVERIMFVKQFNAGQICTTVDYTFVHLSQLTPFLETTKKWVKKHCPNIHNKDYTSIIDDTAFNRLMDTVNDAKQRGATIINLSEQEADARTRKFPLTLILDTSDDMIISHRETFGPIMMVKTYQQSEEVIDYVVQRDRPLAFYPFSNNKKLVNHYLSNVLSGGVSVNDALFHVGQHDLPFGGIGGSGMGHYHGYEGFLTFSKMRPVFYQASFSSLKLLMPPYGKFATRTLHFIAKFKS, encoded by the coding sequence ATGGGCTTTATCACTGAACAAGCAACAAACCAAACGACTCTAGATACAAGCGATTATTTATCGCAAGGGAATGACTCTTTAGATACGACCCAAACCTTACTCCTATCTCTGGAAACCCAGCGTCAAGCCTTTACGCTTCAAGGACAAGAAAGTTATGAGGAACGCAAGCAGCACCTACTAAATCTAAAGCGGTTACTCACCGAGAATCGTGACACTATTATTGAGGCCATAAACAAAGACTATGGCAATCGATCTTATCATGAAACCTTATTAGCGGAAGTCATTACCGTTGTCAGCGATATCAGCAGCACTATTAAGCACTTAAAAAAATGGATGAAAGTTCAAAAGCGCAGTGTCGATCAAAGCTTGTATTTTGGGGCACAAAATAGAGTCATTCCACAAGGTATTGGCGTAGTTGGATTTATTATCCCTTGGAATTTCCCACTTAATTTAAGTTTTTCAGGTTTGTGTGCCGCTTTTGCCGCCGGTAATAGAGCTATGGTGAAAATGTCGGAAAATTCGATTCATTTTTCAGAGCTATTAAAACAGCTCAGTCCAAAGTATTTTAGCCAAGATAAATTAGAATTTTTTACCGAAACCGGTAAAGTGGGCATGGCATTCTCAACTCTGCCCTTTGATCACTTGATGTTTACTGGCTCAGGAGTGACCGGTAGAAAAGTGATGGCAGCCTGTGCGCCCAACCTGACGCCTGTCACCCTCGAGCTTGGTGGAAAATCCCCTGCGGTTATTGATCCTGAATACCCTTTAGATAAAGCGGTTGAACGCATTATGTTTGTTAAGCAATTTAATGCCGGACAAATTTGCACCACTGTCGATTATACTTTTGTACATCTATCACAATTAACCCCCTTTCTTGAAACCACAAAAAAATGGGTCAAAAAACATTGCCCCAATATTCACAATAAAGATTACACCTCAATCATTGATGACACGGCCTTCAATCGATTAATGGACACAGTGAATGACGCTAAACAACGTGGCGCAACCATCATTAACTTAAGTGAACAAGAGGCCGATGCTAGAACACGCAAGTTCCCATTGACTCTGATCTTAGACACAAGTGATGACATGATCATCAGCCATCGAGAAACCTTTGGCCCAATAATGATGGTCAAAACTTACCAACAATCAGAGGAAGTGATTGATTACGTTGTACAGCGCGATCGCCCACTGGCTTTTTATCCATTTAGTAATAATAAAAAGCTTGTTAATCACTATTTAAGTAATGTCCTTTCCGGTGGTGTGTCTGTTAATGACGCCTTATTCCATGTCGGCCAACACGACCTTCCATTTGGTGGGATTGGGGGCAGTGGTATGGGGCATTATCATGGTTATGAAGGCTTCCTGACTTTTTCAAAAATGCGTCCTGTTTTCTATCAAGCCAGCTTTTCTAGCTTAAAATTATTAATGCCTCCATACGGAAAATTTGCTACTCGTACATTGCATTTTATCGCTAAATTTAAGTCTTAA